From Rutidosis leptorrhynchoides isolate AG116_Rl617_1_P2 chromosome 3, CSIRO_AGI_Rlap_v1, whole genome shotgun sequence, a single genomic window includes:
- the LOC139900056 gene encoding uncharacterized protein: MDPTKLVAQPINHIIHSVPIKLEIETSQYSSWSELFKIHCRAHNVLDHLTSEKPSTAKEDSTSTTSITQEQWERMDAIHSRALALENQFVDTRLDNYPNVSAYCQDLKMLSDQLANVDSTVEPHRLVLQLVAGLNDNYETIASQIQQSNRLPSFYEARSKLILEESRKNRQSTIAAAHQNSPPSLVTTTDATENQNNHSTGRENRNLPSNNGRGRGGRSGNRGGRGGRGRRRNNSSGNGYYFPGNNNSFPNPYYGPRPYNNSWAYQNSWAWTPQWNNNTPPPPCPYPTTPWTRPNGPSTSAGILGPRPQAHMAANNSGSNYTPMDIEQAMYTMSLNPLDNNWYMDTGASSHMTGSQGTLFPYFNSSINKNIIVGDGNTLPIHGHGHTTLPKPYPPLTLKNVLYTPHIIKNLISVCRLSIDNYISISFDPFGFTVKDFSTGIPIMRCDSTEDLYPLTPSALQQISSPIFFAAISEDLWHRRLGHPGANILRLLSNKKIINSCNKNSSLCESCVFGKHIRLPFYDSSSITYSPFDIIHGDV; encoded by the exons ATGGATCCTACTAAACTCGTGGCTCAACCAATTAATCACATCATCCACTCGGTCCCCATCAAACTCGAGATAGAGACAAGTCAATATAGCTCATGGTCCGAACTTTTTAAGATACATTGTAGAGCACACAATGTTCTTGATCACCTTACATCGGAAAAACCATCCACCGCTAAAGAAGATTCGACGTCCACAACCTCGATTACTCAAGAACAATGGGAACGAATGGACGCTATC CATTCTCGAGCTCTCGCTCTCGAAAACCAATTCGTTGATACCCGACTTGACAATTACCCCAATGTATCAGCTTATTGTCAAGACTTAAAGATGCTTTCCGATCAACTCGCCAATGTCGATTCCACCGTTGAACCACATCGTTTGGTACTTCAACTTGTTGCCGGACTTAACGATAATTACGAAACCATTGCGAGTCAAATCCAACAGAGTAACCGGTTACCATCATTCTACGAAGCCCGATCGAAATTAATACTCGAGGAATCTAGAAAAAATCGACAATCAACAATTGCGGCTGCTCATCAAAATTCTCCCCCTTCTCTTGTTACAACAACGGATGCCACAGAAAATCAAAATAATCACAGTACTGGAAGGGAAAATCGGAACTTACCTTCAAATAATGGACGAGGCAGAGGTGGCCGTTCTGGAAATCGTGGTGGACGAGGTGGCCGTGGCAGAAGAAGAAACAATAGTAGCGGCAATGGTTATTACTTTCCAGGAAACAACAATTCTTTTCCTAACCCTTATTACGGACCAAGGCCATATAATAACTCTTGGGCCTATCAAAATTCTTGGGCCTGGACTCCACAATGGAATAATAACACACCACCACCACCTTGTCCTTACCCAACCACTCCCTGGACAAGGCCCAATGGACCCTCTACATCTGCTGGAATACTTGGGCCTCGGCCACAGGCCCACATGGCTGCCAACAATTCGGGATCCAATTATACTCCTATGGATATTGAGCAAGCTATGTACACTATGTCATTAAATCCTCTCGATAATAATTGGTACATGGACACCGGTGCTTCATCTCATATGACCGGTTCACAAGGTACACTCTTTCCCTATTTTAATTCGagcattaataaaaatattatagtcGGTGATGGTAATACTCTTCCGATACACGGTCATGGACACACCACACTTCCCAAACCATATCCTCCGCTAACGCTAAAAAACGTTCTTTATACACcacatattattaaaaatttaatttCCGTTTGTCGATTATCTATTGACAATTATATTTCAATTTCTTTTGACCCCTTTGGTTTTACTGTAAAGGATTTCAGCACGGGAATCCCAATTATGAGATGTGATAGTACCGAAGACCTATACCCACTCACACCTTCCGCTCTACAACAAATCTCTTCTCCTATTTTCTTTGCTGCTATTTCCGAAGACCTTTGGCATCGACGTCTTGGACATCCCGGTGCCAATATTTTACGTCTTCTTAGTAATAAGAAAATAATTAATTCATGTAATAAAAACTCATCTTTATGTGAGTCATGTGTTTTTGGTAAACATATTAGATTACCCTTTTATGATTCTTCTTCTATTACTTATTCTCCGTTTGATATTATTCATGGCGATGTTTAG